In one Arachis duranensis cultivar V14167 chromosome 9, aradu.V14167.gnm2.J7QH, whole genome shotgun sequence genomic region, the following are encoded:
- the LOC107463765 gene encoding uncharacterized protein LOC107463765: MATVGDKSGRDEIDDKLNNTVEVVTSSDEDPDSGSGSDLDSDYEIDDELNNTVKVVTSSDEDSDSDSDSDSGLDHPIGGNAHINIDERYEKLLSNYAKQALQVYNDQKNASYELDHLVKASSHGVAGMMYYITFTAHSGDNAPQTFDARVWLKIMNFGTEITFCEMATD, from the exons ATGGCTACTGTTGGAGATAAAAGTGGTAGGGACGAGATTGATGATAAACTGAATAACACGGTGGAAGTAGTAACTTCTTCCGATGAAGATCCAGATTCAGGTTCAGGTTCAGATTTAGATTCCGATTACGAGATTGATGATGAACTGAATAACACGGTGAAAGTAGTAACTTCTTCTGATGAAGATTCAGATTCAGATTCAGATTCAGATTCAGGTTTAGATCATCCGATTGGCGGAAATGCTCACATTAACATAGATGAAAGATATGAGAAACTCTTGAGCAATTATGCTAAGCAAGCCTTGCAAGTATACAATGACCAAAAA AATGCGAGTTATGAGCTTGATCACCTTGTCAAGGCTAGTAGCCATGGTGTTGCTGGCATGATGTATTACATTACTTTTACTGCACACTCTGGAGATAATGCGCCTCAAACCTTTGACGCTAGAGTAtggttaaaaataatgaattttggAACAGAAATCACGTTTTGTGAGATGGCAACTGATTAA